One window from the genome of Crassostrea angulata isolate pt1a10 chromosome 2, ASM2561291v2, whole genome shotgun sequence encodes:
- the LOC128171268 gene encoding multiple epidermal growth factor-like domains protein 6 isoform X3, protein MASQMVQLGLFIFCVGFALVSGQCNIPNCDSCSSSDLTCARCVSGYYPYFATCTACSKGCVNVTSGPTCDATSGICARGCTPGWVGEKCDRCDSNYYKAGDTCYKCSDHCVSSCDGTTGSCFGGCREGYWGTRCENTCSPFCQGNACFYTNGTCINGCINGFYGLPCETPCGACPCDRTQGTCVGSCTVGFYGEQCDKRCQASCFDNRCERVSGRCTSDCPTGFYGDFCSKNCSTGCDGACNRDTGTCSTGCKRGFYGDTCVNQCNPNCQNGYCGRFDGNCQGLCVDGFYGDQCAKRCPSTCSGNCDQTTGSCSGECQAGRYGEFCEKFCTVGCSSGTCDRNTGLCLSSCVSGLYGAFCNQSCVNCDSVGCDKLSGVCRGQCDPGYFGSMCNKVCSSFCLDLSCQKNNGDCLGECKVGYYGSNCSQRCSENCNNSICSKTSGDCLSCAMGLYYGPKCQTPCGVCDHEGCNSETGACLGSCEPGYYGDKCKGLCNSNCEYEACDRTTAKCLGCETGFHGYNCTMVCSTDCPIRQCDQDKGYCSQNCSIGRWGQTCENECSTNCFENKCDRSTGDCFACDDGFYGPKCQQSCSPQCASGTCERSLGGCIGGCKVGYFDFKCNSPCVIYCIGSCNQTTAFCNNPCPPGRYGDYCSLVCPKTCAGTNNTCERSTGVCSIGCDVGYFGNNCLMACPNCDSSGCHRSNGTCVASCKLGYYGPSCNRTCSPTCDASGCVKDSGFCRGSCRVGYFGSFCENQCNTNCDSAGCHRTSGVCLGSCKPGYYNPTCSGVCSSHCRNGTCERFNGTCSECEVGYYGSFCNSTCSKCDSQGCNQAEGKCFGNCEIGFYGDKCDKVCPSNCITASCEKSNGYCSACKDGYFGMNCSSTCNSFCISNKCNQTSGYCTFDCPSGYRGLFCNEQCDSACADNTCNRFTGACVGSCETGKYGELCEQMCNSNCGGGTCLKDSGTCIGGCKVGFHGLMCNAVCSAQCASSCDQTAGTCDGACKVGHYGSFCERPCNTFCKGDACDKVTGACSSGCDLGYYGTYCNQSCSNCDAQGCNDRTGNCLGQCDVGFYGSQCNSSCATTCLEACQKTTGLCSGCPTGYYGDYCQQQCMTCDSMGCSISDGTCLGFCKNNMYHDQYCRSICGQNCENGTCNKETEYCDSCVQGFYGPKCTLRCNGNCQQNSCRRSDGYCTYPCSERYYGPTCTSICSIYCSNGCNRQTGVCNACTAGRHGDFCNNTCSSTCASGICEKQNGNCVGSCVPKYYGDKCTSECSTSCATSCNRTTAYCIGDCIPGHYGNFCEMDCSFGCIGQVCARSNGVCGSGCKAGYWGVFCNNTCQSCDANGCFQNNGTCVSQCLPGFYGADCTRNCSLTCKDSRCDRSTGACTECKDGYYGERCNFNCSTGCLNNACTQYSGVCKSSCKPGFYGTSCNRVCVGCSECIQSTGDCANCTQGFYGTNCQYACSSFCKLSSAEQLICDKDSGACAYQCRDGWWDAKCDQPCNNAVGCQSTACDINTGHCLTTCKDEYFGNRCEQRCSATCSGGKCEKISGTCSIGCDNGYYGPTCSLTCPQNCLICDFQTGTCISCLKGKYGSTCQFNCSSTCRVTSDSQQTCEKSSGNCLNDCTNGYFGDRCIQPCPGRCVSGSCNRANGQCAGDCMNGYYGLFCNQSCANCSEVSGQKMCHRSTGVCTDGCKLGFFNDRCSKLCSFDCQSFACSGTERNCTLGCIQGLFGSDCTSKCNPNCVNDLCERTSGECTVGCRSGFYGTLCDRSCKTAGCASGSCDRQTGACQTSCLAGYFGPYCNSTCPRCDYLSCDKTTGACIGDCKAGFYGSNCELKCSQNCNGSSCDRSSGRCTNGCSAGWYGEQCNQQCPINCNQGFCNRVSGNCNSCNDGHYGIKCELFCSTNCINPFCNFTDGTCVDCASGWWGNACNVRCPDNCENLICSQNTGNCLTCKPGFYGTDCRLTCSGCASFNGESNCLQLDGTCLNKCNPGFYGSMCTGVCNNKCKNNICVNSATNCSEGCKIGFYGQDCQSICSANCMNSECNKISGACLQGCKPRFFGQTCNRACNTSCLDNLCNSVDGHCLDCPDQYYGQFCESECHANCLGGVCDKNGRCVSCKSGYYGEMCTKACGNCTNCDRTTGCQACPVGKWGNACQYNCNANCQLNQCSKDDGTCNCKIGFYGTSCDKPCNNSGNCITLACEKVTGDCSGNCVDGWYGSKCGIHCPDHCKNKACNRQNALCSFGCSPGYYGDLCTSQCPVGCYDCTSDTSCLSCKPNRYGTKCIMQCSDNCKLPTDGTRVCDTSTGKCVLGCRDGYYGENCNKKCSSNCNNIACERDTGRCIGICKATFYGFFCNESCNGCETVGGSSCEQPTGRCLHGCVTGFYGTYCRDQCSSNCQNQKCETSSDNCLEGCITGKYGFDCKQECDAKCFGGKCARSTGSCELCHSGFEGPTCSQSLVSSENNNLPLIVGLSSGGGFLLIIIIVTVLCMQQLRSRKRLEREIAVKHFQEQNGWTFDDERLTANQFDKMSAFNGSMHGGSVHGSIHGSQFHGSQYHGDTRHSEINYPYEDEDGNDQFRSRGGSTSGNVVFFLKK, encoded by the exons gTCAGTGCAACATTCCGAATTGTGACAGTTGTTCGTCCAGCGACTTGACGTGTGCCCGATGTGTCAGTGGTTACTACCCATACTTCGCCACGTGCACGGCTTGTAGCAAGGGATGTGTTAATGTAACATCCGGGCCCACATGTGATGCAACTTCCGGGATATGTGCCAGAGGATGCACGCCTGGATGGGTCGGTGAAAAGTGTGATAGATGTGACAGCAACTATTATAAGGCGGGAGACACGTGCTACAAGTGTAGTGATCACTGCGTGAGTTCATGCGACGGGACGACTGGAAGCTGTTTTGGTGGATGTCGGGAAGGGTACTGGGGAACTCGCTGCGAGAACACGTGTAGTCCGTTTTGCCAAGGAAACGCGTGTTTTTACACCAACGGCACGTGCATAAACGGATGTATCAATGGATTTTACGGTCTTCCGTGCGAGACGCCATGTGGAGCTTGCCCCTGTGACAGAACGCAGGGCACCTGCGTTGGTTCATGCACAGTTGGATTTTACGGAGAACAGTGCGACAAACGATGTCAAGCGAGCTGTTTCGATAACAGGTGCGAACGAGTAAGTGGACGTTGTACTTCCGACTGCCCCACTGGCTTCTACGGTGATTTCTGTTCAAAGAACTGTAGTACGGGCTGCGACGGAGCGTGTAACCGAGATACTGGGACCTGCTCCACCGGTTGTAAACGGGGCTTTTACGGCGACACCTGTGTAAATCAGTGCAACCCAAACTGTCAAAATGGATACTGTGGCCGATTCGACGGAAACTGTCAGGGGCTATGTGTTGATGGATTTTACGGTGATCAGTGCGCTAAGCGGTGTCCAAGCACCTGTTCCGGAAACTGCGACCAAACGACGGGATCCTGCTCGGGTGAGTGTCAGGCCGGACGGTATGGGGAATTCTGTGAAAAGTTCTGTACAGTAGGTTGCTCTTCAGGCACATGTGATAGAAACACTGGCTTATGCCTATCTTCCTGTGTATCTGGACTGTACGGGGCATTCTGTAACCAATCATGTGTAAACTGCGATTCGGTCGGTTGTGATAAGTTATCGGGGGTATGTCGCGGGCAGTGTGATCCAGGTTATTTCGGTAGCATGTGTAACAAAGTCTGCTCTTCCTTTTGTCTTGATTTATCTTGTCAAAAGAATAATGGAGATTGTCTTGGGGAATGTAAGGTCGGATACTATGGGTCTAACTGTTCACAAAGGTGTAGTGAGAATTGCAACAATTCAATCTGTTCTAAAACATCTGGAGATTGTTTGAGTTGTGCCATGGGTTTGTATTATGGTCCGAAATGTCAAACTCCATGTGGAGTGTGCGATCACGAAGGTTGCAATTCTGAAACAGGAGCTTGTCTTGGATCATGTGAACCTGGTTATTATGGGGACAAATGTAAAGGGTTGTGTAATTCAAATTGTGAATATGAAGCTTGCGACCGCACAACTGCAAAATGTCTTGGGTGTGAAACAGGTTTTCATGGTTATAACTGCACAATGGTTTGCAGTACAGATTGCCCTATACGACAATGCGACCAAGATAAGGGATATTGTTCCCAAAATTGCTCCATTGGTCGATGGGGTCAAACTTGCGAGAATGAATGTAGTACGAATTGCTTTGAAAACAAATGTGATCGCAGCACTGGCGATTGTTTTGCTTGCGATGACGGTTTCTACGGTCCGAAGTGTCAGCAGTCCTGCAGTCCACAATGCGCTTCTGGAACATGTGAACGCAGCTTAGGGGGTTGTATCGGTGGATGCAAGGTCGGCTACTTCGATTTCAAATGCAATTCACCTTGTGTTATATATTGCATTGGTTCTTGCAACCAGACGACTGCCTTTTGCAACAATCCATGTCCGCCTGGAAGATACGGGGACTACTGTTCACTGGTTTGTCCAAAAACATGCGCGGGAACAAATAACACCTGCGAGAGATCAACGGGGGTCTGTTCAATCGGATGCGATGTTGGATATTTTGGCAACAACTGTTTAATGGCTTGTCCTAATTGTGATAGTAGTGGATGTCACAGATCAAACGGGACGTGTGTTGCGTCATGTAAATTAGGTTATTATGGCCCCTCATGTAATCGTACTTGCAGTCCAACTTGCGATGCTTCAGGATGCGTGAAAGATAGCGGGTTTTGTCGGGGTAGCTGTAGGGTTGGTTATTTTGGAAGCTTTTGTGAAAACCAATGCAACACGAACTGCGACTCTGCTGGTTGCCACAGGACCTCTGGAGTGTGCCTTGGATCGTGTAAGCCTGGTTACTACAATCCGACCTGTTCCGGTGTTTGCAGCTCACATTGCAGAAACGGAACATGCGAACGTTTTAATGGAACATGCTCCGAGTGCGAAGTTGGTTACTATGGATCTTTTTGTAACTCAACTTGCAGTAAATGTGACAGCCAGGGATGTAACCAAGCCGAAGGGAAATGTTTTGGTAACTGTGAAATTGGGTTTTATGGAGACAAATGTGACAAGGTTTGTCCCAGCAATTGCATCACTGCATCATGCGAGAAGTCAAATGGATATTGTTCAGCATGTAAAGATGGATATTTCGGTATGAACTGCTCATCTACTTGTAATTCGTTTTGCATCAGCAATAAATGCAACCAGACTTCAGGATACTGTACGTTTGATTGTCCGAGTGGATATCGAGGTTTATTTTGCAATGAACAGTGTGATTCAGCATGCGCTGACAACACATGCAACCGATTCACGGGTGCCTGCGTTGGGAGTTGCGAGACCGGAAAATACGGAGAACTCTGTGAACAAATGTGTAATTCGAACTGTGGTGGAGGTACTTGTCTAAAGGACTCAGGGACGTGCATTGGGGGTTGTAAAGTAGGCTTTCATGGCCTAATGTGCAATGCTGTCTGTAGCGCTCAGTGTGCTTCCTCATGTGATCAAACAGCAGGTACCTGCGACGGGGCGTGTAAGGTGGGTCATTATGGAAGCTTTTGCGAAAGACCATGTAACACTTTCTGCAAAGGAGATGCGTGTGACAAAGTCACCGGAGCTTGCTCGAGTGGATGTGATCTGGGATACTATGGAACGTACTGTAATCAATCTTGCAGCAACTGTGATGCACAGGGCTGCAACGATCGAACTGGTAATTGTCTAGGACAATGTGACGTGGGTTTCTATGGCTCACAATGCAACTCTTCGTGCGCAACTACCTGTCTAGAAGCTTGTCAGAAAACAACTGGACTTTGCTCAGGTTGTCCAACTGGCTATTATGGAGATTATTGTCAGCAGCAATGTATGACTTGCGACAGTATGGGATGTTCTATTTCAGATGGTACGTGTCTGGGGTTTTGCAAAAACAACATGTACCACGATCAGTACTGTAGGTCCATATGTGGACAGAATTGCGAAAATGGAACTTGTAACAAGGAAACGGAATATTGTGATTCATGTGTGCAAGGTTTTTATGGTCCAAAGTGTACATTACGATGCAATGGGAATTGTCAGCAAAATTCATGTAGACGAAGTGATGGGTATTGTACATACCCCTGCTCAGAACGATATTACGGTCCAACCTGCACATCGATATGTAGCATTTACTGTAGCAACGGTTGCAATCGACAGACAGGCGTCTGCAATGCTTGCACAGCTGGTCGTCATGGCGACTTTTGTAATAATACATGCAGCAGTACTTGTGCATCCGGTATCTGTGAAAAACAGAATGGAAATTGTGTTGGTTCATGTGTCCCAAAATATTATGGCGATAAATGTACTTCTGAGTGTAGCACCTCCTGTGCAACTAGCTGTAACAGAACAACAGCATATTGTATTGGCGACTGCATACCTGGACACTATGGTAACTTTTGCGAAATGGACTGTAGCTTTGGATGTATTGGTCAAGTCTGCGCTAGAAGTAATGGGGTCTGCGGAAGTGGCTGCAAAGCTGGATACTGGGGTGTGTTCTGTAACAACACCTGTCAATCTTGTGACGCTAATGGATGCTTTCAGAATAACGGAACATGTGTATCCCAGTGCTTGCCTGGTTTCTACGGAGCAGACTGTACACGAAACTGTAGTTTAACATGCAAGGACAGCAGATGCGATCGCTCAACAGGTGCCTGTACTGAATGTAAGGATGGCTATTATGGAGAACGATGCAATTTCAATTGCAGCACTGGTTGTTTGAACAATGCTTGCACGCAGTATTCGGGGGTGTGTAAATCTAGTTGCAAACCCGGGTTTTATGGAACAAGCTGTAATAGGGTGTGTGTGGGTTGTAGCGAGTGTATTCAGAGTACTGGGGACTGTGCAAATTGTACTCAAGGTTTTTATGGAACAAACTGCCAATACGCATGCAGTTCTTTTTGCAAATTGTCCTCTGCTGAACAATTAATATGTGACAAAGACAGTGGAGCATGTGCATATCAATGCAGAGATGGATGGTGGGATGCAAAGTGCGACCAACCCTGCAATAATGCAGTAGGTTGTCAAAGTACCGCTTGTGACATCAATACCGGGCACTGCTTGACAACATGCAAGGATGAATACTTTGGAAATCGGTGTGAACAACGTTGCAGCGCAACATGTTCAGgtggaaaatgtgaaaaaatttcGGGTACTTGTTCTATTGGCTGCGATAACGGTTACTACGGACCAACGTGTTCTTTGACCTGTCCGCAAAACTGTTTAATCTGCGATTTTCAAACAGGAACTTGTATTTCCTGCTTAAAAGGTAAATACGGTAGCACTTGTCAATTTAACTGTAGCAGTACGTGCAGAGTTACTTCAGATAGCCAACAAACCTGTGAGAAATCATCAGGTAACTGCTTAAATGATTGTACCAATGGATACTTTGGTGATAGGTGTATACAGCCTTGTCCAGGTCGATGTGTGAGTGGCAGTTGCAACAGAGCAAACGGACAATGCGCCGGTGATTGTATGAACGGATATTATGGTCTCTTCTGTAACCAAAGTTGTGCAAACTGTTCTGAGGTCAGTGGTCAAAAAATGTGCCATCGTTCCACAGGAGTTTGCACCGACGGGTGTAAACTCGGATTCTTTAACGATCGCTGTTCGAAGCTTTGTTCATTTGATTGCCAATCATTTGCTTGCTCGGGTACCGAGAGAAACTGCACTTTGGGATGCATACAGGGTTTATTTGGATCCGATTGTACATCGAAGTGCAACCCAAACTGCGTCAACGATCTTTGCGAGAGGACCTCCGGGGAATGTACGGTTGGATGTCGATCAGGATTTTATGGAACGCTGT gtGATCGAAGCTGTAAAACAGCAGGATGTGCTAGCGGAAGCTGTGATCGTCAAACAGGTGCTTGTCAGACAAGTTGTTTAGCAGGTTACTTTGGACCCTACTGCAACTCAACCTGTCCTCGATGTGATTACCTCAGTTGTGACAAGACAACAGGTGCCTGCATTGGGGACTGCAAGGCGGGTTTTTACGGATCAAACTGTGAACTAAAATGTAGTCAAAACTGCAATGGCTCAAGTTGCGACAGGTCCTCTGGCAGATGTACCAACGGTTGTTCAGCTGGATGGTATGGGGAGCAATGTAACCAGCAATGTCCGATTAATTGCAATCAAGGCTTTTGTAATCGTGTCTCGGGTAACTGCAACTCTTGCAATGATGGCCATTATGGAATAAAATGCGAATTGTTTTGCAGTACCAACTGCATAAATCCGTTTTGCAATTTTACAGATGGGACATGCGTTGACTGTGCTTCTGGTTGGTGGGGAAATGCTTGCAATGTAAGATGCCCTGATAACTGTGAAAATCTAATCTGTTCCCAGAACACTGGTAACTGCCTAACATGTAAACCTGGTTTTTACGGCACCGACTGTAGACTTACTTGTTCTGGGTGTGCATCATTCAATGGTGAGTCCAACTGCTTGCAATTAGATGGTACTTGCCTGAACAAATGTAACCCGGGATTTTATGGAAGTATGTGTACAGGAGTTTGCAACAATAAgtgcaaaaataatatttgcgTAAATTCAGCCACAAATTGTTCTGAAGGATGTAAGATTGGTTTCTATGGACAAGATTGTCAGTCCATATGTAGCGCCAACTGTATGAACTCAGAATGCAACAAAATTTCCGGCGCTTGTCTTCAAGGTTGCAAACCGAGATTCTTTGGTCAAACAT GTAACCGTGCTTGTAACACCTCATGCTTGGATAATTTATGCAATTCTGTTGATGGACATTGTCTTGACTGTCCAGATCAGTACTATGGCCAATTTTGTGAATCGGAATGCCATGCTAATTGCCTTGGAGGTGTCTGCGATAAGAATGGGCGATGTGTCAGTTGTAAATCAGGATATTATGGAGAAATGTGTACCAAAGCTTGTGGAAACTGTACCAACTGTGACCGAACAACTGGATGCCAAGCGTGCCCTGTAGGAAAATGGGGAAACGCCTGTCAGTATAATTGCAATGCTAACTGCCAACTGAACCAGTGCAGCAAAGATGATGGGACGTGCAATTGTAAAATTGGTTTCTATGGAACTTCCTGTGATAAGCCTTGCAATAACTCTGGTAACTGTATTACACTTGCTTGTGAAAAGGTTACGGGCGATTGCAGCGGAAATTGTGTTGATGGTTGGTATGGTAGTAAATGTGGTATACATTGCCCAGATCATTGCAAAAACAAAGCATGCAATCGTCAGAATGCATTGTGTAGCTTTGGCTGTTCACCTGGTTATTATGGAGATCTATGTACATCGCAATGCCCCGTTGGTTGTTATGATTGCACTTCTGATACCTCCTGTTTGTCTTGTAAACCAAATCGTTACGGAACAAAATGTATTATGCAGTGCAGTGATAACTGCAAGCTGCCCACCGATGGGACAAGAGTGTGCGATACATCAACTGGAAAGTGTGTTCTTGGTTGTAGGGATGGATACTATGGCGAAAATTGCAATAAGAAGTGTTCTTCAAATTGTAATAACATTGCTTGCGAGAGAGACACGGGCAGGTGCATTGGAATATGTAAAGCGACCTTCTATGGCTTTTTCTGTAACGAATCGTGCAATGGGTGCGAAACTGTAGGGGGAAGTAGCTGCGAACAGCCAACTGGGCGATGTCTGCATGGTTGTGTTACAGGCTTTTATGGAACCTATTGCCGGGACCAGTGCAGTTCAAATTGCCAAAACCAGAAATGCGAAACATCTAGTGACAACTGCTTAGAAGGGTGCATCACTGGAAAGTATGGTTTCGATTGTAAACAAGAGTGCGACGCAAAATGTTTCGGTGGCAAATGCGCACGCTCGACTGGATCCTGTGAACTATGCCATAGTGGATTTGAGGGGCCAACAT